DNA from Phragmites australis chromosome 16, lpPhrAust1.1, whole genome shotgun sequence:
CCATCTGGAATATCACAAATTAGGAAGCCAAGTAGGCTGACGCTTCATGCTTTATATTCGTGAAGGAGTCAATTAGGGTTTTCTCACTCTCAAACTCTATCTCTCTCACTTTGCTCTCCAATGATTCGTTCAATTCATGCCATAGCCGCCTCCTTGTCCTTGTTGTTGCCCTTCCCATTCTCCTCATTGCCACTGTCGTCGCCTCATAGTGTGTCATCAACTGCCTTGTTATCCAATCGTGATGAAAAGGCCAATGCCAATTGGGTGCCGACTCTTTTCACCAAGGTTGGCTACGGCGGCAAGAACATGGTTGACAATGAGGAGGACGATGTCAAGGAGGACTCGTATTCCAAGGAGGAGCCTGAGGTGCCGGTTCCTAGGGGTGACAATGGGCTTGATTTTCCTGCCTGCTTGATCGCCCGAACCATTTTAGATGCTAATCGGATCTCAGATATCGAATATCCAAAAAAATCTGGAATATCATATCAGATCTCAGATAGTTGTATCGGATATTTTATTCATACGTATAGAGTCAAGTATTTGTCAGACATCGGATATCCAAGAATAAATTAGATATATCCAAAGACTATCCGACAACTATACGAGTCTATCTTCCGGAActtgtaactttttcatacggagtcggatgtagacgatctttatataaaaatcgtAGCACTCGATGGGATCTACAAGtttgtagttgataatttttatttgaagtaattaatatgttcaaataattaatagaacATTTAGCCAACATATTGGGCACTCGTAACTTCTCTGATTTCGCTCTAACATAACTCCTTCCATGGGAGTATATTGCTGATTTTCTTGTTGGATCTCTAGtgtagttgagttttggataCATGGAATGGTTGAACAGTTATAACATATGCGATATATATGGTCATTGCTTTTACTTAATATCTGAATAAATATTCATAATCGACATTGTCTGCATCTGACTTATCACATATTCGATCTATATCGATCCGCATTTGTGACCGAGACTATCCGCATCTGACACCATCCATGTCTAGCTCTAATTCCAACTAATTTTTTTGAGATAGATATAGGATCAGAGATATCCATCTGTATCTAGTCCGATTATGCCCTACCCATTCCTAAGGAGTGGTGGTCGGACTCTAAGCCCAAGGAGGATTCTGAGACTCAGGAGGAGGACTTGGGTGACAGTAAGATCATCGAAGAGGAGGGCTCCAACAATGAAGAGCCCAAAGAGGAGGGCTCTGAcaacgaggaggatgaggagcccgaggaggatggcgaGGATGAGGACAACGACAACGAGGGCAATGAGGAGCTCGAGGAGAAAGGAGCCTAAGGGTGATGGTGATGATaacgatgaggatgaggatgtcCACGACTACAACGGTGACAATgctgatgaggaggaggagaccgacTGCCAACATTGGTCCCAGCTACTGTAGACTGACAACGATAATGATACCCTGGCCTCAAAGAGGAGGAAGCTACAGTAAATAGTATTGTAGCTAGTAGCAGGGTTTGCATCTAGTGTAGTACATAGATATTATTGGGG
Protein-coding regions in this window:
- the LOC133895079 gene encoding uncharacterized protein LOC133895079, which gives rise to MIRSIHAIAASLSLLLPFPFSSLPLSSPHSVSSTALLSNRDEKANANWVPTLFTKVGYGGKNMVDNEEDDVKEDSYSKEEPEEWWSDSKPKEDSETQEEDLGDSKIIEEEGSNNEEPKEEGSDNEEDEEPEEDGEDEDNDNEGNEELEEKGA